From the genome of Triticum aestivum cultivar Chinese Spring chromosome 3B, IWGSC CS RefSeq v2.1, whole genome shotgun sequence, one region includes:
- the LOC123072384 gene encoding uncharacterized protein isoform X2, with translation MASGDDDLRARRAGSDKEQGYNTVVALERVATESKRVEVLLHLVLELAWKEGQLMMELILVGGSSVMTVTVSLDTHSGVLQRLEVAQAKEDVVAMQMLKVSCRGKTSGLLLQ, from the exons ATGGCAAGTGGGGATGATGACCTTCGTGCGCGTCGTGCTG GAAGTGACAAGGAGCAAGGTTATAATACAGTGGTGGCACTGGAAAGGGTGGCGACAGAGTCCAAAAGG GTGGAGGTGCTGCTGCACTTGGTTCTGGAATTGGCATGGAAGGAGGGGCAGCTGATGATGGAACTAATTCTTGTGGGAGGATCCAGCGTCATGACTGTGACTGTGAGCCTGGATACACATTCAGGGGTTCTTCAG AGGTTGGAggtagctcaagccaaggaggatGTGGTGGCAATGCAAATGTTGAAG GTAAGCTGCCGTGGCAAAACTTCTGGATTGCTGCTGCAGTGA
- the LOC123072384 gene encoding uncharacterized protein isoform X3, which produces MASGDDDLRARRAGSDKEQGYNTVVALERVATESKRVEVLLHLVLELAWKEGQLMMELILVGGSSVMTVTVSLDTHSGVLQRLEVAQAKEDVVAMQMLKRRNSMHN; this is translated from the exons ATGGCAAGTGGGGATGATGACCTTCGTGCGCGTCGTGCTG GAAGTGACAAGGAGCAAGGTTATAATACAGTGGTGGCACTGGAAAGGGTGGCGACAGAGTCCAAAAGG GTGGAGGTGCTGCTGCACTTGGTTCTGGAATTGGCATGGAAGGAGGGGCAGCTGATGATGGAACTAATTCTTGTGGGAGGATCCAGCGTCATGACTGTGACTGTGAGCCTGGATACACATTCAGGGGTTCTTCAG AGGTTGGAggtagctcaagccaaggaggatGTGGTGGCAATGCAAATGTTGAAG AGGAGAAACTCCATGCACAATTGA
- the LOC123072384 gene encoding uncharacterized protein isoform X1: MASGDDDLRARRAGSDKEQGYNTVVALERVATESKRVEVLLHLVLELAWKEGQLMMELILVGGSSVMTVTVSLDTHSGVLQVSGIVECLRVVYSAYQGGCTDNLCRPQCQRLEVAQAKEDVVAMQMLKVHKFSRMNNSGGRGGKGCHKFFIAKTVLQVSCRGKTSGLLLQ; this comes from the exons ATGGCAAGTGGGGATGATGACCTTCGTGCGCGTCGTGCTG GAAGTGACAAGGAGCAAGGTTATAATACAGTGGTGGCACTGGAAAGGGTGGCGACAGAGTCCAAAAGG GTGGAGGTGCTGCTGCACTTGGTTCTGGAATTGGCATGGAAGGAGGGGCAGCTGATGATGGAACTAATTCTTGTGGGAGGATCCAGCGTCATGACTGTGACTGTGAGCCTGGATACACATTCAGGGGTTCTTCAGGTTAGTGGAATTGTTGAATGTTTGAGAGTAGTATATAGTGCATATCAGGGCGGATGTACGGATAACTTGTGTCGACCACAATGTCAGAGGTTGGAggtagctcaagccaaggaggatGTGGTGGCAATGCAAATGTTGAAGGTGCATAAATTTTCCAGAATGAATAattcgggggggaggggggggaagGGTTGCCATAAATTTTTCATTGCCAAGACAGTGTTGCAGGTAAGCTGCCGTGGCAAAACTTCTGGATTGCTGCTGCAGTGA